From Hylaeus volcanicus isolate JK05 chromosome 2, UHH_iyHylVolc1.0_haploid, whole genome shotgun sequence, the proteins below share one genomic window:
- the LOC128872950 gene encoding protein lingerer isoform X1 — MSSSNKSVSSGGKGTNKNKSSQQHGKSDHQTKSSDSTKHEKAQPNTVQTRHAQIIDTRMGSGEDPILKERIKQVMDMTRRSEDEVVMALHDSDGDLDRAVNDLLEGVKTEWEVKKKKPRQPSGSKQNMDTSAGQDEGGDWDERRNQRGGGPPRMRGRANHDNRGWRGRENKENERNMEDGVRDGSYSGNRRGRGGPGRPGRGGRGGGRGLGPRTFANRNDPSSTSSPHNFNRSIDTWTGNDEQQQTVQEPKMDAWNNLDSTEDWDNEEYTGSLADTKVFTPSTSVAEVPSSIEETKTQDLQSVQSNQNVNLSLLQQEELPKLSEIPSIQQQTLIQQSQQQQPVLNLPTMQLLQQPNAISGGVLTAAQTQYFTQLTQQTSENLKAAGQTTFSSSISSQPQRQTKQRPRVPPPSKIPSSAVEMPGDAVNSGIGFLDVQFGALEFGSDSSSLDGSANEKFNSASSTIPGVDVSSATNAVNTANTNKSLDIETTQTSTTPFSTTSQILSNSDNLPVSSEHSINAQSFTARGSSTGQTLDITKQDFTSQVSPGNAPTYGTATTYQSQKSSFQPPAATPSTYNAYSTNAESAQSSFQTASGTSANSYSATPTVSQASYNSSSSFPQSNTSTFNQASPSAPVSATSGYNQPTTTNQVYQSTSGYVPATTSQYQAQVVVTNTVSNSSTGYQTSGYQGSSSFQSTPQAYQPSVTTFTSPITQTSGAYQSAAQSVYASAYGTYGSQPQTASHNHKLNSNTTKDSQYDSNTTTSNSSLATTTAPTLGLSSASVNSSQTKVTNSNAVPKSTSSGVVTGNSGTGNITGGGAAGSMTPMLSHQYIMGQGVPYAFQQPMYSFEDMQLMQQRIPHMPTTGYYDAPLGYQTTGPATSLGGGRGDALSGVQGVQGVQGVQGAYTSINDARFTRNDSNASPVPSTMSQQTATQHQQPMINPTLPPTYAYFAYGGGIMPGSFQYGTPAAIYPQIATAGNAGTNSGAYSAKPGSYGSGYGAGASYDAMASAGPSADYKGAGSSYNSTQTGKTGTSTGNTNTGGSSATDISATMYAKSHVALSKVNSYDKQTFHSATPPPFNLTGSQNAGLPSAYGTPHLFIPTMAHQLHQPLHQDGGSSTGQRSNTSSQNKAQAKPGYSPNYWTGSN, encoded by the exons ATGAGTTCAAGCAACAAATCGGTGTCCTCCGGCGGGAAGGGCACCAACAAAAACAAATCTTCACAACAACATGGAAAGTCAGATCATCAAACTAAATCATCGGATTCGACAAAACATGAAAAGGCACAG CCAAACACTGTTCAGACGCGGCATGCACAAATCATTGACACGAGAATGGGCAGTGGGGAAGATCCTATTTTGAAGGAACGTATCAAGCAGGTCATGGATATGACTAGACGCTCAGAGGACGAAGTTGTCATGGCTTTACATGATAGCGACGGAGACCTCGACCGCGCTGTCAATGATTTGTTGGAAGGCGTGAAAACAGAATGggaagtaaaaaagaaaaagcctCGCCAACCTAGTGGTTCCAAACAAAACATGGATACTTCTGCGGGTCAGGACGAAGGTGGCGACTGGGATGAAAGGCGTAATCAACGAGGTGGTGGTCCTCCGCGTATGCGAGGACGTGCTAATCATGATAATCGTGGAT gGCGCGGTCGGGAAAATaaagagaatgaaagaaatatggAGGATGGTGTTCGCGATGGCAGCTACAGTGGTAATAGAAGAGGGAGAGGCGGTCCTGGTAGACCTGGTCGAGGAGGACGCGGTGGAGGAAGAGGACTTGGTCCGCGAACATTTGCCAATCGTAATGATCCATCATCAACATCGTCGCCtcataattttaatcgttCGATTGATACATGGACAGGTAACGATGAACAACAACAAACTGTCCAGGAACCAAAGATGG ATGCATGGAATAATTTGGATTCTACAGAAGACTGGGACAACGAAGAATATACAGGTTCATTGGCAgatacaaaagtttttacaccAAGTACTTCTGTAGCGGAAGTTCCATCCTCcatagaagaaacaaaaactcAAGATCTGCAGTCGGTGCAATCTAATCAGAATGTAAATTTGTCGTTACTGCAACAAGAA gAACTACCAAAATTATCGGAAATACCTTCGATTCAGCAACAGACTTTAATTCAGCAGTCCCAGCAACAACAACCTGTGCTGAACTTACCAACGATGCAACTATTGCAGCAACCAAATGCTATCAGCGGCGGAGTATTAACAGCTGCACAGACTCAGTATTTTACACAACTTACCCAGCAAACGagtgaaaatttaaaagctGCTGGACAAACAACATTCTCATCGTCGATATCCAGTCAG CCTCAAAGACAGACAAAACAACGCCCACGAGTGCCACCGCCATCAAAAATCCCATCTAGCGCCGTTGAAATGCCAGGAGATGCTGTGAATAGCGGCATTGGATTTCTCGATGTTCAATTTGGCGCTTTAGAGTTTGGTAGCGATTCAAGTTCTCTTGATGGTTctgcgaatgaaaaattcaattcagcGAGTAGTACAATTCCTGGTGTAGATGTGTCTTCTGCCACGAATGCCGTAAACACTGCCAATACAAATAAGTCTCTAGACATTGAAACAACACAAACATCAACAACACCTTTCAGTACTACTTCTCAAATT tTATCAAATAGTGATAATTTACCAGTGTCGAGTGAACATTCAATAAACGCTCAAAGTTTTACTGCTCGCGGTAGTAGTACTGGTCAAACTTTAGACATAACAAAACAAGATTTTACCTCGCAAGTCTCACCAGGAAATGCACCAACATATGGTACAGCAACAACTTACCAGTCCCAAAAGTCATCATTTCAACCACCTGCTGCAACGCCAAGCACTTATAATGCATATTCTACAAATGCTGAATCGGCTCAATCGTCCTTCCAAACAGCGTCAGGCACTAGTGCCAATAGCTATTCCGCGACGCCAACTGTTTCACAAGCAAGTTATAATTCTTCGTCGTCATTTCCTCAATCCAATACGTCAACTTTCAATCAAGCTTCTCCATCGGCGCCTGTGTCTGCAACTTCAGGTTATAATCAACCAACAACTACTAATCAG GTTTACCAATCTACGAGCGGATACGTACCTGCTACAACATCGCAGTATCAAGCACAGGTTGTAGTTACGAATACTGTATCAAACAGTAGTACAGGGTATCAAACAAGTGGTTATCAGGGATCTTCTTCATTCCAATCGACACCACAAGCTTACCAACCCTCTGTTACTACATTTACTTCACCTATTACACAAACTTCTGGAGCTTATCAAAGCGCTGCACAGTCT GTATATGCTAGTGCATATGGCACATATGGTAGTCAGCCACAAACGGCGTCTCATAATCATAAATTGAACAGTAACACAACAAAAGATTCTCAATACGATAGTAACACGACGACATCCAATAGTTCTCTTGCAACTACCACGGCACCTACATTAGGCCTTAGCTCTGCCTCCGTAAATAGTTCACAAACTAAAGTAACTAATTCCAATG CGGTACCGAAAAGTACATCGAGTGGTGTAGTAACTGGTAATAGTGGAACTGGAAATATCACAGGTGGTGGTGCAGCTGGCAGTATGACACCGATGCTAAGTCATCAATATATTATGGGCCAAGGTGTACCTTATGCGTTCCAGCAACCAATGTATAGTTTTGAAGATATGCAGCTTATGCAACAAAGAATACCACACATG CCAACTACTGGTTACTATGACGCGCCCTTGGGCTATCAGACAACCGGCCCTGCTACCAGTCTCGGTGGAGGACGAGGAGATGCACTTTCCGGTGTACAAGGTGTCCAAGGAGTACAAGGTGTACAGGGAGCCTATACCAGTATTAATGACGCCAGGTTCACCAGAAACGACAGCAATGCATCTCCAGTTCCATCTACTATGTCGCAACAG ACTGCTACTCAGCATCAGCAACCAATGATAAATCCTACGCTTCCTCCGACTTACGCATACTTTGCATACGGCGGTGGAATAATGCCAGGTAGTTTTCAATACGGAACTCCTGCTGCCATTTATCCT cAGATAGCTACTGCTGGTAATGCGGGCACGAACAGCGGAGCATATAGTGCTAAACCTGGAAGTTACGGATCTGGATATGGTGCTGGCGCAAGCTACGATGCTATGGCATCTGCTGGTCCCTCTGCTGACTACAAAGGTGCAGGAAGCAGTTATAACAGTACACAAACTGGCAAAACAGGAACATCTACTGGAAATACTAATACTGGTGGATCATCTGCAACTGATATAAGCGCGACTATGTATGCAAAAAGTCATGTAGCGCTTAGTAAAGTAAAT TCCTATGATAAACAAACTTTTCACTCAGCAACTCCTCCGCCATTTAATCTTACTGGCAGTCAAAACGCTGGTTTGCCTAGTGCATATGGAACACCACATTTGTTTATCCCAACTATGGCTCATCAATTGCATCAGCCACTTCATCAAGATGGTGGTAGCAGCACAGGCCAAAGGTCCAATACAAGTTCCCAAAACAAAGCCCAAGCAAAACCAGGATATAGTCCTAATTACTGGACTGgaagcaattaa
- the LOC128872950 gene encoding protein lingerer isoform X3, which translates to MSSSNKSVSSGGKGTNKNKSSQQHGKSDHQTKSSDSTKHEKAQTRHAQIIDTRMGSGEDPILKERIKQVMDMTRRSEDEVVMALHDSDGDLDRAVNDLLEGVKTEWEVKKKKPRQPSGSKQNMDTSAGQDEGGDWDERRNQRGGGPPRMRGRANHDNRGWRGRENKENERNMEDGVRDGSYSGNRRGRGGPGRPGRGGRGGGRGLGPRTFANRNDPSSTSSPHNFNRSIDTWTGNDEQQQTVQEPKMDAWNNLDSTEDWDNEEYTGSLADTKVFTPSTSVAEVPSSIEETKTQDLQSVQSNQNVNLSLLQQEELPKLSEIPSIQQQTLIQQSQQQQPVLNLPTMQLLQQPNAISGGVLTAAQTQYFTQLTQQTSENLKAAGQTTFSSSISSQPQRQTKQRPRVPPPSKIPSSAVEMPGDAVNSGIGFLDVQFGALEFGSDSSSLDGSANEKFNSASSTIPGVDVSSATNAVNTANTNKSLDIETTQTSTTPFSTTSQILSNSDNLPVSSEHSINAQSFTARGSSTGQTLDITKQDFTSQVSPGNAPTYGTATTYQSQKSSFQPPAATPSTYNAYSTNAESAQSSFQTASGTSANSYSATPTVSQASYNSSSSFPQSNTSTFNQASPSAPVSATSGYNQPTTTNQVYQSTSGYVPATTSQYQAQVVVTNTVSNSSTGYQTSGYQGSSSFQSTPQAYQPSVTTFTSPITQTSGAYQSAAQSVYASAYGTYGSQPQTASHNHKLNSNTTKDSQYDSNTTTSNSSLATTTAPTLGLSSASVNSSQTKVTNSNAVPKSTSSGVVTGNSGTGNITGGGAAGSMTPMLSHQYIMGQGVPYAFQQPMYSFEDMQLMQQRIPHMPTTGYYDAPLGYQTTGPATSLGGGRGDALSGVQGVQGVQGVQGAYTSINDARFTRNDSNASPVPSTMSQQTATQHQQPMINPTLPPTYAYFAYGGGIMPGSFQYGTPAAIYPQIATAGNAGTNSGAYSAKPGSYGSGYGAGASYDAMASAGPSADYKGAGSSYNSTQTGKTGTSTGNTNTGGSSATDISATMYAKSHVALSKVNSYDKQTFHSATPPPFNLTGSQNAGLPSAYGTPHLFIPTMAHQLHQPLHQDGGSSTGQRSNTSSQNKAQAKPGYSPNYWTGSN; encoded by the exons ATGAGTTCAAGCAACAAATCGGTGTCCTCCGGCGGGAAGGGCACCAACAAAAACAAATCTTCACAACAACATGGAAAGTCAGATCATCAAACTAAATCATCGGATTCGACAAAACATGAAAAGGCACAG ACGCGGCATGCACAAATCATTGACACGAGAATGGGCAGTGGGGAAGATCCTATTTTGAAGGAACGTATCAAGCAGGTCATGGATATGACTAGACGCTCAGAGGACGAAGTTGTCATGGCTTTACATGATAGCGACGGAGACCTCGACCGCGCTGTCAATGATTTGTTGGAAGGCGTGAAAACAGAATGggaagtaaaaaagaaaaagcctCGCCAACCTAGTGGTTCCAAACAAAACATGGATACTTCTGCGGGTCAGGACGAAGGTGGCGACTGGGATGAAAGGCGTAATCAACGAGGTGGTGGTCCTCCGCGTATGCGAGGACGTGCTAATCATGATAATCGTGGAT gGCGCGGTCGGGAAAATaaagagaatgaaagaaatatggAGGATGGTGTTCGCGATGGCAGCTACAGTGGTAATAGAAGAGGGAGAGGCGGTCCTGGTAGACCTGGTCGAGGAGGACGCGGTGGAGGAAGAGGACTTGGTCCGCGAACATTTGCCAATCGTAATGATCCATCATCAACATCGTCGCCtcataattttaatcgttCGATTGATACATGGACAGGTAACGATGAACAACAACAAACTGTCCAGGAACCAAAGATGG ATGCATGGAATAATTTGGATTCTACAGAAGACTGGGACAACGAAGAATATACAGGTTCATTGGCAgatacaaaagtttttacaccAAGTACTTCTGTAGCGGAAGTTCCATCCTCcatagaagaaacaaaaactcAAGATCTGCAGTCGGTGCAATCTAATCAGAATGTAAATTTGTCGTTACTGCAACAAGAA gAACTACCAAAATTATCGGAAATACCTTCGATTCAGCAACAGACTTTAATTCAGCAGTCCCAGCAACAACAACCTGTGCTGAACTTACCAACGATGCAACTATTGCAGCAACCAAATGCTATCAGCGGCGGAGTATTAACAGCTGCACAGACTCAGTATTTTACACAACTTACCCAGCAAACGagtgaaaatttaaaagctGCTGGACAAACAACATTCTCATCGTCGATATCCAGTCAG CCTCAAAGACAGACAAAACAACGCCCACGAGTGCCACCGCCATCAAAAATCCCATCTAGCGCCGTTGAAATGCCAGGAGATGCTGTGAATAGCGGCATTGGATTTCTCGATGTTCAATTTGGCGCTTTAGAGTTTGGTAGCGATTCAAGTTCTCTTGATGGTTctgcgaatgaaaaattcaattcagcGAGTAGTACAATTCCTGGTGTAGATGTGTCTTCTGCCACGAATGCCGTAAACACTGCCAATACAAATAAGTCTCTAGACATTGAAACAACACAAACATCAACAACACCTTTCAGTACTACTTCTCAAATT tTATCAAATAGTGATAATTTACCAGTGTCGAGTGAACATTCAATAAACGCTCAAAGTTTTACTGCTCGCGGTAGTAGTACTGGTCAAACTTTAGACATAACAAAACAAGATTTTACCTCGCAAGTCTCACCAGGAAATGCACCAACATATGGTACAGCAACAACTTACCAGTCCCAAAAGTCATCATTTCAACCACCTGCTGCAACGCCAAGCACTTATAATGCATATTCTACAAATGCTGAATCGGCTCAATCGTCCTTCCAAACAGCGTCAGGCACTAGTGCCAATAGCTATTCCGCGACGCCAACTGTTTCACAAGCAAGTTATAATTCTTCGTCGTCATTTCCTCAATCCAATACGTCAACTTTCAATCAAGCTTCTCCATCGGCGCCTGTGTCTGCAACTTCAGGTTATAATCAACCAACAACTACTAATCAG GTTTACCAATCTACGAGCGGATACGTACCTGCTACAACATCGCAGTATCAAGCACAGGTTGTAGTTACGAATACTGTATCAAACAGTAGTACAGGGTATCAAACAAGTGGTTATCAGGGATCTTCTTCATTCCAATCGACACCACAAGCTTACCAACCCTCTGTTACTACATTTACTTCACCTATTACACAAACTTCTGGAGCTTATCAAAGCGCTGCACAGTCT GTATATGCTAGTGCATATGGCACATATGGTAGTCAGCCACAAACGGCGTCTCATAATCATAAATTGAACAGTAACACAACAAAAGATTCTCAATACGATAGTAACACGACGACATCCAATAGTTCTCTTGCAACTACCACGGCACCTACATTAGGCCTTAGCTCTGCCTCCGTAAATAGTTCACAAACTAAAGTAACTAATTCCAATG CGGTACCGAAAAGTACATCGAGTGGTGTAGTAACTGGTAATAGTGGAACTGGAAATATCACAGGTGGTGGTGCAGCTGGCAGTATGACACCGATGCTAAGTCATCAATATATTATGGGCCAAGGTGTACCTTATGCGTTCCAGCAACCAATGTATAGTTTTGAAGATATGCAGCTTATGCAACAAAGAATACCACACATG CCAACTACTGGTTACTATGACGCGCCCTTGGGCTATCAGACAACCGGCCCTGCTACCAGTCTCGGTGGAGGACGAGGAGATGCACTTTCCGGTGTACAAGGTGTCCAAGGAGTACAAGGTGTACAGGGAGCCTATACCAGTATTAATGACGCCAGGTTCACCAGAAACGACAGCAATGCATCTCCAGTTCCATCTACTATGTCGCAACAG ACTGCTACTCAGCATCAGCAACCAATGATAAATCCTACGCTTCCTCCGACTTACGCATACTTTGCATACGGCGGTGGAATAATGCCAGGTAGTTTTCAATACGGAACTCCTGCTGCCATTTATCCT cAGATAGCTACTGCTGGTAATGCGGGCACGAACAGCGGAGCATATAGTGCTAAACCTGGAAGTTACGGATCTGGATATGGTGCTGGCGCAAGCTACGATGCTATGGCATCTGCTGGTCCCTCTGCTGACTACAAAGGTGCAGGAAGCAGTTATAACAGTACACAAACTGGCAAAACAGGAACATCTACTGGAAATACTAATACTGGTGGATCATCTGCAACTGATATAAGCGCGACTATGTATGCAAAAAGTCATGTAGCGCTTAGTAAAGTAAAT TCCTATGATAAACAAACTTTTCACTCAGCAACTCCTCCGCCATTTAATCTTACTGGCAGTCAAAACGCTGGTTTGCCTAGTGCATATGGAACACCACATTTGTTTATCCCAACTATGGCTCATCAATTGCATCAGCCACTTCATCAAGATGGTGGTAGCAGCACAGGCCAAAGGTCCAATACAAGTTCCCAAAACAAAGCCCAAGCAAAACCAGGATATAGTCCTAATTACTGGACTGgaagcaattaa
- the LOC128872950 gene encoding protein lingerer isoform X4, whose protein sequence is MSSSNKSVSSGGKGTNKNKSSQQHGKSDHQTKSSDSTKHEKAQPNTVQTRHAQIIDTRMGSGEDPILKERIKQVMDMTRRSEDEVVMALHDSDGDLDRAVNDLLEGVKTEWEVKKKKPRQPSGSKQNMDTSAGQDEGGDWDERRNQRGGGPPRMRGRANHDNRGWRGRENKENERNMEDGVRDGSYSGNRRGRGGPGRPGRGGRGGGRGLGPRTFANRNDPSSTSSPHNFNRSIDTWTGNDEQQQTVQEPKMEDWDNEEYTGSLADTKVFTPSTSVAEVPSSIEETKTQDLQSVQSNQNVNLSLLQQEELPKLSEIPSIQQQTLIQQSQQQQPVLNLPTMQLLQQPNAISGGVLTAAQTQYFTQLTQQTSENLKAAGQTTFSSSISSQPQRQTKQRPRVPPPSKIPSSAVEMPGDAVNSGIGFLDVQFGALEFGSDSSSLDGSANEKFNSASSTIPGVDVSSATNAVNTANTNKSLDIETTQTSTTPFSTTSQILSNSDNLPVSSEHSINAQSFTARGSSTGQTLDITKQDFTSQVSPGNAPTYGTATTYQSQKSSFQPPAATPSTYNAYSTNAESAQSSFQTASGTSANSYSATPTVSQASYNSSSSFPQSNTSTFNQASPSAPVSATSGYNQPTTTNQVYQSTSGYVPATTSQYQAQVVVTNTVSNSSTGYQTSGYQGSSSFQSTPQAYQPSVTTFTSPITQTSGAYQSAAQSVYASAYGTYGSQPQTASHNHKLNSNTTKDSQYDSNTTTSNSSLATTTAPTLGLSSASVNSSQTKVTNSNAVPKSTSSGVVTGNSGTGNITGGGAAGSMTPMLSHQYIMGQGVPYAFQQPMYSFEDMQLMQQRIPHMPTTGYYDAPLGYQTTGPATSLGGGRGDALSGVQGVQGVQGVQGAYTSINDARFTRNDSNASPVPSTMSQQTATQHQQPMINPTLPPTYAYFAYGGGIMPGSFQYGTPAAIYPQIATAGNAGTNSGAYSAKPGSYGSGYGAGASYDAMASAGPSADYKGAGSSYNSTQTGKTGTSTGNTNTGGSSATDISATMYAKSHVALSKVNSYDKQTFHSATPPPFNLTGSQNAGLPSAYGTPHLFIPTMAHQLHQPLHQDGGSSTGQRSNTSSQNKAQAKPGYSPNYWTGSN, encoded by the exons ATGAGTTCAAGCAACAAATCGGTGTCCTCCGGCGGGAAGGGCACCAACAAAAACAAATCTTCACAACAACATGGAAAGTCAGATCATCAAACTAAATCATCGGATTCGACAAAACATGAAAAGGCACAG CCAAACACTGTTCAGACGCGGCATGCACAAATCATTGACACGAGAATGGGCAGTGGGGAAGATCCTATTTTGAAGGAACGTATCAAGCAGGTCATGGATATGACTAGACGCTCAGAGGACGAAGTTGTCATGGCTTTACATGATAGCGACGGAGACCTCGACCGCGCTGTCAATGATTTGTTGGAAGGCGTGAAAACAGAATGggaagtaaaaaagaaaaagcctCGCCAACCTAGTGGTTCCAAACAAAACATGGATACTTCTGCGGGTCAGGACGAAGGTGGCGACTGGGATGAAAGGCGTAATCAACGAGGTGGTGGTCCTCCGCGTATGCGAGGACGTGCTAATCATGATAATCGTGGAT gGCGCGGTCGGGAAAATaaagagaatgaaagaaatatggAGGATGGTGTTCGCGATGGCAGCTACAGTGGTAATAGAAGAGGGAGAGGCGGTCCTGGTAGACCTGGTCGAGGAGGACGCGGTGGAGGAAGAGGACTTGGTCCGCGAACATTTGCCAATCGTAATGATCCATCATCAACATCGTCGCCtcataattttaatcgttCGATTGATACATGGACAGGTAACGATGAACAACAACAAACTGTCCAGGAACCAAAGATGG AAGACTGGGACAACGAAGAATATACAGGTTCATTGGCAgatacaaaagtttttacaccAAGTACTTCTGTAGCGGAAGTTCCATCCTCcatagaagaaacaaaaactcAAGATCTGCAGTCGGTGCAATCTAATCAGAATGTAAATTTGTCGTTACTGCAACAAGAA gAACTACCAAAATTATCGGAAATACCTTCGATTCAGCAACAGACTTTAATTCAGCAGTCCCAGCAACAACAACCTGTGCTGAACTTACCAACGATGCAACTATTGCAGCAACCAAATGCTATCAGCGGCGGAGTATTAACAGCTGCACAGACTCAGTATTTTACACAACTTACCCAGCAAACGagtgaaaatttaaaagctGCTGGACAAACAACATTCTCATCGTCGATATCCAGTCAG CCTCAAAGACAGACAAAACAACGCCCACGAGTGCCACCGCCATCAAAAATCCCATCTAGCGCCGTTGAAATGCCAGGAGATGCTGTGAATAGCGGCATTGGATTTCTCGATGTTCAATTTGGCGCTTTAGAGTTTGGTAGCGATTCAAGTTCTCTTGATGGTTctgcgaatgaaaaattcaattcagcGAGTAGTACAATTCCTGGTGTAGATGTGTCTTCTGCCACGAATGCCGTAAACACTGCCAATACAAATAAGTCTCTAGACATTGAAACAACACAAACATCAACAACACCTTTCAGTACTACTTCTCAAATT tTATCAAATAGTGATAATTTACCAGTGTCGAGTGAACATTCAATAAACGCTCAAAGTTTTACTGCTCGCGGTAGTAGTACTGGTCAAACTTTAGACATAACAAAACAAGATTTTACCTCGCAAGTCTCACCAGGAAATGCACCAACATATGGTACAGCAACAACTTACCAGTCCCAAAAGTCATCATTTCAACCACCTGCTGCAACGCCAAGCACTTATAATGCATATTCTACAAATGCTGAATCGGCTCAATCGTCCTTCCAAACAGCGTCAGGCACTAGTGCCAATAGCTATTCCGCGACGCCAACTGTTTCACAAGCAAGTTATAATTCTTCGTCGTCATTTCCTCAATCCAATACGTCAACTTTCAATCAAGCTTCTCCATCGGCGCCTGTGTCTGCAACTTCAGGTTATAATCAACCAACAACTACTAATCAG GTTTACCAATCTACGAGCGGATACGTACCTGCTACAACATCGCAGTATCAAGCACAGGTTGTAGTTACGAATACTGTATCAAACAGTAGTACAGGGTATCAAACAAGTGGTTATCAGGGATCTTCTTCATTCCAATCGACACCACAAGCTTACCAACCCTCTGTTACTACATTTACTTCACCTATTACACAAACTTCTGGAGCTTATCAAAGCGCTGCACAGTCT GTATATGCTAGTGCATATGGCACATATGGTAGTCAGCCACAAACGGCGTCTCATAATCATAAATTGAACAGTAACACAACAAAAGATTCTCAATACGATAGTAACACGACGACATCCAATAGTTCTCTTGCAACTACCACGGCACCTACATTAGGCCTTAGCTCTGCCTCCGTAAATAGTTCACAAACTAAAGTAACTAATTCCAATG CGGTACCGAAAAGTACATCGAGTGGTGTAGTAACTGGTAATAGTGGAACTGGAAATATCACAGGTGGTGGTGCAGCTGGCAGTATGACACCGATGCTAAGTCATCAATATATTATGGGCCAAGGTGTACCTTATGCGTTCCAGCAACCAATGTATAGTTTTGAAGATATGCAGCTTATGCAACAAAGAATACCACACATG CCAACTACTGGTTACTATGACGCGCCCTTGGGCTATCAGACAACCGGCCCTGCTACCAGTCTCGGTGGAGGACGAGGAGATGCACTTTCCGGTGTACAAGGTGTCCAAGGAGTACAAGGTGTACAGGGAGCCTATACCAGTATTAATGACGCCAGGTTCACCAGAAACGACAGCAATGCATCTCCAGTTCCATCTACTATGTCGCAACAG ACTGCTACTCAGCATCAGCAACCAATGATAAATCCTACGCTTCCTCCGACTTACGCATACTTTGCATACGGCGGTGGAATAATGCCAGGTAGTTTTCAATACGGAACTCCTGCTGCCATTTATCCT cAGATAGCTACTGCTGGTAATGCGGGCACGAACAGCGGAGCATATAGTGCTAAACCTGGAAGTTACGGATCTGGATATGGTGCTGGCGCAAGCTACGATGCTATGGCATCTGCTGGTCCCTCTGCTGACTACAAAGGTGCAGGAAGCAGTTATAACAGTACACAAACTGGCAAAACAGGAACATCTACTGGAAATACTAATACTGGTGGATCATCTGCAACTGATATAAGCGCGACTATGTATGCAAAAAGTCATGTAGCGCTTAGTAAAGTAAAT TCCTATGATAAACAAACTTTTCACTCAGCAACTCCTCCGCCATTTAATCTTACTGGCAGTCAAAACGCTGGTTTGCCTAGTGCATATGGAACACCACATTTGTTTATCCCAACTATGGCTCATCAATTGCATCAGCCACTTCATCAAGATGGTGGTAGCAGCACAGGCCAAAGGTCCAATACAAGTTCCCAAAACAAAGCCCAAGCAAAACCAGGATATAGTCCTAATTACTGGACTGgaagcaattaa